Part of the Natrialbaceae archaeon AArc-T1-2 genome, GCCGCGACAGTGCTACCCACGCCTCCGCTACGCTCTGCCCACCGGCGGCAGGCGGCACAATTATTTTCGTCCGGCAGAACGCAGGGGTTCTCATGGACGTGTTACTCGGGATCGTGGGCAGCGACGAGTCGATGAAGGCGTTGCGGGCGACGATCGAGCGAACGAAAGAGGTAGACGACGACCTGACGATCGCCGTCGTCGAAAAACCCGAAGCGAAACGGACGCCGGAGGAGATGGCCCACCAGGCCAGAGAGCTGGTCCGAAGCGCCGACCTCGACGCCGAGATCCGAACGCTCGAGGGCGACCCCGGCAGTACGCTCGTCGAAGAGGCAGAACGCGGCGACTTCGACCAGCTGGTCATCGGCGGCGGCACCGAGAGCCCAATGGGGAAAATCAGGATTGGACCGATCACCGAGTTCGTCCTGTTGAATGCCACGACGACGGTGAAGCTGATCCGATAACGATGACTGGCTCCCGTGTCTATCCCGACGAGCCCGCCGGCCCGTTCCCGTCGCCGCCCTCGGAGTTCGAGGACGGCGAAGGTCGGACGATCGACGTCCAGGCGCTCGAGGAAGACGACGAGGATCAGATCGACGCCCTCGTCGAGATGTACGACGACTTCGACGCCGCCGACCGCGCCCAGGGGATCCCGCCGTCCGGCGAGAAGCGGATACGGGACTGGCTCGAGCCGATCTTCGCGGGCGGGGTCAACGTCGTCGCCTGGCACGACGAGACTGTCGCCGGACACGCCACGCTCGTCCCCGAGATCGACGACCCCGACACGGCCGACGACTACGGGGCGATCGAGTGGGAACTCGCCATCTTCGTCCACCAGACCTACCAGCGCGCCGGCATCGGTACGAAACTGCTCGAGCATCTGCTGGGACACGCAAGCGACCGGGGGATCGACCGCATCTGGCTCACCGTCGAACGGTGGAACGATCCCGCCATCGCGCTGTACGAGAGAGTCGGCTTCGAGACCTGCAGTACCGAGAGCTTCGAACAGGAGATGGCGATCCGTCTCGAGTGATCAGACAGAGAGCACGGGCTGGCTCGCGTACGCGAGGACGTACTCCGCGGCGCGCTCGAGCACGTCGGGAGAGGCGTCGGTCGTCGACTCGCGAGGGACGACGATGAAGTCGGCGCTGACCGCTTCGGCGGCGTCTAAGACGACGCTGCCGGGATGGCGCGTCTTCCGGGTCGGCGAGAACCCTTGCGCCATCGAGGTGGTCGACGGGACGGCGTGGTCGGCGCTGACGGCCTCGACGTCTGCGAGAAATTCTCGGGCGTTTTCGGCGACCTGGTCTTCGTCGAGCGCACCTGCGTTCATCCCCTCGACGACGCCACGACCGAGGACGTACAGCGCGTGGACCGACGCGTCGTATCGGTCGGCGACGGCGACGGCGTACTCGACGGCGGTGGCGGACTCTTCGCTTCCGTCGACCGGGGTGAGGACGATGTCGACCGCAAACGACTCGCTCGCGTTCATGCCTGGTGGTGAGTCTGCAGCCGTGAAAAAGACTCGGCCCGTCCTCACCCGGCGGCGTCACTCGGGTACGTCGGCGTCTTCGCTTTCGACGTCGGCGACGTCCTCGTCGACAGGAGGCCGCTCGGGCGGTTCGTCACCGACGTCGTCGTCCGACGGGACGTCTCCGACCTGACCGCTGACGAGGTAGTCCGCGACGTTGCCGACGAGGACGTCGTTATCCCCGCGGTAGGCGTTTTCGGGCTCGAGGAAGCTCGCGTCACCGATCACGAACACGTCGCCGGCGTCGGCCGCGACCGGGTAGGTGCCGGCCTCGCGGCTCGTCGACAGGCGAGTCTCCTCGGTCGTTCGCAACGCGATGGTGTCGGTGTCGGCACCGACGGCGACGGCGCCACGGAGGACGACCTCGTCGACGCCGTCGGTCACCGGCGACGAGTCGTCGGGCACTGCGTAGACGCTCAGGTAGTTGTTGTCGTTCTCCACGAGGTTGTAGAGGTAGCCCTCGTAGGTGTAGATCCCGAGCGAGGAGGTCAACGTCGCGGAGTCGTCGCCCGCCGCGGCGGGCGGTACGAAAAGCCCACCGGGCACAGCACCACTACCGGCGTCGGCCGCCACGACGACGCGTCCGCCCGCCGCGACGAATTCCTCGACGTGCTCGACGTCGTCGGCGGCGACGGCTGGACTCGAGCCGGCGATCACCACGCCGTCGGCGTCCTCGAGTTCGTCCTCGAGTCCGCCGGGAGCCGAGGCGTCGACGAACCGGACATCGTGGCCGTTCGCCGTGAGCGTCCGCGTGAGTGGGCCGACGTCGCGTTCCGAGACGTCGCCGAGCACGAGCACGGTGTTGTCACGCTCGAGGCTGTCCATTTCGATCTCGCCACCGTCGGGCGTGGCCTCGGGGGCGAGTTCGTCGTAGTCGTACTGGGCCGTCTCGAGCGCCGGGGGTTCGGTCGCGTCGTCGGCGACCAGTGTACCCACGGTGGCGAGTCCGACGGTCGCGACGACGACCAGCACGAAGATGCCGACCAGCGTTCCGAGTCGGCTCACGGTTTCTCACCTCCGATCTCGTCGGCAGACGCGTCGGCGACGCCGTCACCGTCGGAGATCTCGATCGCGTCGACGGCCTCGTGTTCGGTCTGGACGTCGCCGACGATGTAGAGGTACTGGTGGGTGTCGACCCCGTCGTAGCCGAACGGGCTCTCCTCGACGACGACGACTGTGTCACCGTCGTCGTCGGCCTCGAGCAGCAACAACCCGTCTGCCGTGCCGACGTCTCGTTCGACGACCTCGTAGCTGTCGAGACCTGCCCGCTGGGCCGCGTCGTGGACGGCGTCTTCGGTCGAGCCGATCTCGTCGGCGAAGCCGTTCTCGACTGCCTCGGTTCCCTGGTAGACCCGTGCGTGGGCGACTTCCTCGCGGTCGAGTTCGATCCTGTCGCCGCGTTCTTCCATCACGGAGTTGAGAAACGTTTCCTTGAGCAACTCCTGTTGTTCGCGGTCGTCGTCGGGGTGGGCTGCGCCCTTGTCCGGAGCGCTGTTGCCCGGATTC contains:
- a CDS encoding universal stress protein, with product MDVLLGIVGSDESMKALRATIERTKEVDDDLTIAVVEKPEAKRTPEEMAHQARELVRSADLDAEIRTLEGDPGSTLVEEAERGDFDQLVIGGGTESPMGKIRIGPITEFVLLNATTTVKLIR
- a CDS encoding GNAT family N-acetyltransferase, translating into MTGSRVYPDEPAGPFPSPPSEFEDGEGRTIDVQALEEDDEDQIDALVEMYDDFDAADRAQGIPPSGEKRIRDWLEPIFAGGVNVVAWHDETVAGHATLVPEIDDPDTADDYGAIEWELAIFVHQTYQRAGIGTKLLEHLLGHASDRGIDRIWLTVERWNDPAIALYERVGFETCSTESFEQEMAIRLE
- a CDS encoding universal stress protein, which encodes MNASESFAVDIVLTPVDGSEESATAVEYAVAVADRYDASVHALYVLGRGVVEGMNAGALDEDQVAENAREFLADVEAVSADHAVPSTTSMAQGFSPTRKTRHPGSVVLDAAEAVSADFIVVPRESTTDASPDVLERAAEYVLAYASQPVLSV
- a CDS encoding DUF4350 domain-containing protein, whose translation is MSRLGTLVGIFVLVVVATVGLATVGTLVADDATEPPALETAQYDYDELAPEATPDGGEIEMDSLERDNTVLVLGDVSERDVGPLTRTLTANGHDVRFVDASAPGGLEDELEDADGVVIAGSSPAVAADDVEHVEEFVAAGGRVVVAADAGSGAVPGGLFVPPAAAGDDSATLTSSLGIYTYEGYLYNLVENDNNYLSVYAVPDDSSPVTDGVDEVVLRGAVAVGADTDTIALRTTEETRLSTSREAGTYPVAADAGDVFVIGDASFLEPENAYRGDNDVLVGNVADYLVSGQVGDVPSDDDVGDEPPERPPVDEDVADVESEDADVPE
- a CDS encoding S49 family peptidase, which produces MVTALSNVGLTRRQQIAAVVLVALAVGLWTAPHAADRVGGPDGTVAVVSVEGSIHSGMAEDVEDELREVRQNESIDAVVLQVDSPGGTPAGSEQIYTSAKRTGEEKPLVASVHGMGASGGYYAMLPAEEIYVLPTSTVGSVGVAGVGPSPTAPNPGNSAPDKGAAHPDDDREQQELLKETFLNSVMEERGDRIELDREEVAHARVYQGTEAVENGFADEIGSTEDAVHDAAQRAGLDSYEVVERDVGTADGLLLLEADDDGDTVVVVEESPFGYDGVDTHQYLYIVGDVQTEHEAVDAIEISDGDGVADASADEIGGEKP